From one Leifsonia sp. Root1293 genomic stretch:
- a CDS encoding NAD-dependent succinate-semialdehyde dehydrogenase, which translates to MTDYAVIDPATGETVQSYPTITDEALKAAIASADAAHSGWARSTSPAERATLIRRVSELHTERREELAKIIVREMGKPIEQALGEVDFAADIYAYYADISPDVLADEPVKLLAGEGSAVIRRSSLGVLLGIMPWNFPYYQVARFAGPNLIIGNTILLKHAPQCPESAAAIEKIFSDAGFPEGAYVNIYATNEQIETVIADRRVQGVSLTGSERAGAAVAEIAGRNLKKVVLELGGSDPFVLLSTDDLDKVVEDAAAARLDNTGQSCNAAKRFIVIDDLYEDFVAKLTASFAATQPSDPTSEESKLGPLSSAAAADRLQDQLDRAAAQGVTVHATGQRSGNYFAPVVLTDISRDADAYHEEFFGPVASVYRVESEEAAVELANDTPFGLGSYVYTTDADQAARVADRIEAGMVFVNVVLADGVELPFGGVKRSGTGREMGRLGADEFVNKKLIRVG; encoded by the coding sequence ATGACCGACTACGCAGTGATCGATCCGGCAACCGGGGAGACCGTCCAGAGTTACCCCACGATCACCGATGAGGCGCTGAAGGCCGCCATCGCCTCGGCGGATGCCGCACACTCCGGATGGGCGCGCTCCACGAGTCCCGCCGAGCGCGCAACGCTCATCCGCCGCGTGAGCGAACTGCACACCGAACGTCGCGAGGAACTCGCCAAGATCATCGTGCGCGAGATGGGCAAGCCCATCGAGCAGGCCCTCGGCGAGGTCGACTTCGCCGCTGACATCTACGCCTACTACGCCGACATCTCCCCCGACGTGCTGGCCGACGAACCCGTCAAGCTGCTGGCCGGAGAGGGCAGCGCCGTCATCCGTCGCAGCTCGCTGGGCGTGCTGCTCGGCATCATGCCGTGGAACTTCCCGTACTACCAGGTCGCCCGCTTCGCCGGCCCCAACCTGATCATCGGCAACACCATCCTGCTCAAGCACGCCCCGCAGTGCCCCGAGTCGGCTGCGGCCATCGAGAAGATCTTCTCCGACGCTGGCTTCCCCGAGGGCGCCTACGTCAACATCTACGCGACGAACGAGCAGATCGAGACCGTCATCGCCGACCGCCGTGTGCAGGGAGTCTCTCTCACCGGATCGGAGCGCGCCGGTGCCGCCGTCGCCGAGATCGCCGGCCGCAACCTCAAGAAGGTCGTGCTCGAGCTCGGTGGATCCGACCCGTTCGTGCTTCTCAGCACCGACGACCTCGACAAGGTCGTGGAGGACGCGGCCGCCGCGCGCCTCGACAACACCGGCCAGTCGTGCAACGCGGCCAAGCGCTTCATCGTGATCGACGACCTCTACGAGGACTTCGTCGCCAAGCTCACGGCGAGCTTCGCTGCCACCCAGCCGAGCGACCCGACCTCGGAGGAGAGCAAGCTCGGCCCGCTCTCCTCCGCTGCTGCGGCAGACCGCCTGCAGGACCAGCTCGACCGCGCCGCAGCCCAGGGCGTCACGGTGCACGCCACGGGCCAGCGCAGCGGCAACTACTTCGCACCCGTGGTGCTCACCGACATCTCCCGCGACGCCGACGCCTACCACGAGGAGTTCTTCGGCCCCGTGGCATCCGTCTACAGGGTGGAGTCCGAGGAGGCCGCGGTCGAACTGGCCAACGACACCCCCTTCGGCTTGGGCTCCTACGTCTACACGACGGATGCCGACCAGGCCGCACGGGTCGCCGATCGCATCGAGGCCGGCATGGTGTTCGTCAACGTCGTCCTCGCCGACGGGGTCGAGCTTCCCTTCGGCGGCGTCAAGCGTTCCGGCACCGGTCGTGAGATGGGTCGCCTCGGCGCCGACGAGTTCGTGAACAAGAAGCTCATCCGCGTCGGCTGA
- a CDS encoding amino acid ABC transporter ATP-binding protein produces MSPTDDPLLTVSALRKSFGDNEVLRSIDLEVRRGEVVVLIGPSGSGKTTVLRSLNGLETPDAGVVAFSNGPSVDFSRPVAKAERDALRNRSAMVFQQHNLFPHRTVLENVIEGPVQVQKVRRSDAVAQAEALLERVGLAEKRDAYPHELSGGQQQRVGIVRALALKPDLLLFDEPTSALDPELVGDVLGVMKGLADEGWTMVVVTHELSFARQVADEVLFMDGGVIVERGAPAELFTAPAHERTRKFLDRILRPLD; encoded by the coding sequence ATGTCGCCCACTGACGATCCCCTGCTCACGGTCTCGGCGCTGCGCAAGAGCTTTGGCGACAACGAGGTTCTGCGCTCCATCGACCTCGAGGTGCGCCGCGGCGAGGTCGTCGTGCTCATCGGCCCCAGCGGCTCGGGGAAGACCACCGTCCTGAGGTCGCTGAACGGCCTGGAGACCCCGGACGCCGGAGTCGTGGCGTTCTCGAACGGTCCGTCGGTCGACTTCTCCCGGCCGGTGGCGAAGGCGGAGCGCGACGCGCTGCGCAATCGCTCGGCGATGGTGTTCCAGCAGCACAACCTGTTCCCGCACCGCACGGTGCTCGAGAACGTCATCGAGGGGCCCGTGCAGGTGCAGAAGGTGCGCCGGTCGGATGCCGTCGCCCAGGCCGAGGCGCTGCTGGAGCGTGTCGGCCTCGCCGAGAAGCGTGACGCCTACCCGCATGAGCTCTCCGGAGGTCAGCAGCAGCGGGTCGGCATCGTTCGGGCGCTGGCGCTCAAGCCCGACCTGCTGCTCTTCGACGAGCCGACCAGTGCGCTGGATCCCGAGCTGGTGGGCGATGTGCTCGGAGTCATGAAGGGGCTGGCCGACGAGGGCTGGACGATGGTCGTCGTCACGCACGAGCTGAGCTTCGCCCGGCAGGTCGCCGACGAGGTGCTGTTCATGGACGGCGGGGTGATCGTCGAGCGCGGTGCGCCGGCGGAGTTGTTCACGGCCCCGGCGCACGAGCGCACGCGGAAGTTCCTGGACCGCATCCTGCGGCCGCTCGACTAG
- a CDS encoding amino acid ABC transporter substrate-binding protein, with product MRRSPLAVLAAAAAVAIALTGCAGSSAGSDSGSDGGNEYGLVTPGTLTVATEGTYRPFSFHEGGSGDLTGYDVDIINAVAKKLDLKVKFQETQWDAIFAGLDAGRTDLIANQVSINPEREKKYLFSTPYTSSPGVLVVKDSTKDITDFADLKGKKSAQSLTSNWYAVAEENGADVEAVEGWAQAVALLEQGRVDATINDKLTYLDYVNTQGDSGIRVAAETDDPSLSAFALAKDKTKLVTAIDGALEDLAADGTIASIGEKYFGADVSK from the coding sequence ATGCGTCGCTCACCTCTCGCCGTCCTCGCCGCAGCAGCGGCCGTCGCCATCGCCCTAACCGGGTGCGCCGGATCGTCTGCCGGATCCGACTCGGGTTCCGACGGCGGCAACGAGTACGGCCTGGTCACGCCGGGCACCCTGACGGTGGCGACGGAAGGCACCTACCGACCCTTCAGCTTCCACGAGGGCGGCTCCGGGGACCTCACCGGCTACGACGTCGACATCATCAACGCCGTCGCGAAGAAGCTCGACCTGAAGGTGAAGTTCCAGGAGACCCAGTGGGACGCCATCTTCGCCGGACTCGACGCCGGCCGCACCGACCTCATCGCCAACCAGGTGTCCATCAACCCGGAGCGCGAGAAGAAGTACCTCTTCAGCACGCCGTACACCTCCTCGCCCGGCGTGCTCGTGGTGAAGGACTCGACGAAGGACATCACCGACTTCGCCGACCTGAAGGGCAAGAAGTCCGCTCAGTCGCTCACGAGCAACTGGTATGCCGTCGCCGAGGAGAACGGCGCCGACGTCGAGGCGGTCGAGGGCTGGGCACAGGCGGTCGCCCTGCTCGAGCAGGGTCGCGTCGACGCGACCATCAACGACAAGCTGACCTACCTCGACTATGTGAACACCCAGGGCGACAGCGGCATCCGGGTCGCAGCGGAGACCGACGACCCGTCGCTGAGCGCCTTCGCTCTCGCGAAGGACAAGACCAAGCTCGTCACCGCCATCGACGGGGCCCTCGAAGACCTCGCAGCCGACGGCACCATCGCGTCGATCGGTGAGAAGTACTTCGGCGCAGACGTCTCGAAGTAG
- a CDS encoding amino acid ABC transporter permease: MDDRLQLLLDSFWPIVWGGITGTIPLALISFAIGIVLALVIALMRLSKSRVLSGIARVYISIIRGTPLLVQLFVIFYGLPSIGWTIDPWPSAVIAFSLNVGGYAAEVIRAAILSVPKGQWEAGYTIGMSSGQTLRRIILPQAARVAVPPLSNTFISLVKDTSLASIILVTELFRVAQNIAAFSSEFLIVYMEAGLVYWLICLVLSSGQSRIEKRLDRYVAH; the protein is encoded by the coding sequence ATGGACGATCGGTTGCAGCTGCTCCTCGACTCGTTCTGGCCGATCGTCTGGGGCGGCATCACGGGCACCATCCCGCTGGCGCTCATCTCGTTCGCCATCGGAATCGTGCTGGCGCTCGTCATCGCGCTCATGCGGCTCTCGAAGAGCCGCGTGCTGTCGGGGATCGCCCGGGTCTACATCTCGATCATCCGCGGCACTCCGTTGCTGGTGCAGCTCTTCGTGATCTTCTACGGCCTTCCGTCGATCGGCTGGACCATCGACCCGTGGCCGAGCGCCGTCATCGCATTCTCGCTGAACGTCGGCGGCTACGCGGCCGAGGTGATCCGTGCCGCCATCCTGAGCGTTCCGAAGGGACAGTGGGAGGCCGGCTACACCATCGGCATGTCGAGCGGACAGACGCTGCGCCGCATCATCCTGCCGCAGGCCGCCCGGGTGGCCGTGCCGCCGCTGTCGAACACCTTCATCTCGCTGGTCAAGGACACCTCGCTCGCGTCGATCATCCTCGTCACCGAGCTGTTCCGGGTGGCCCAGAACATCGCGGCGTTCAGCAGCGAGTTCCTGATCGTCTACATGGAGGCCGGCCTGGTGTACTGGCTCATCTGCCTCGTGCTGTCGAGCGGCCAGAGCAGGATCGAGAAGAGATTGGACCGCTATGTCGCCCACTGA